The following is a genomic window from Oryzias latipes chromosome 12, ASM223467v1.
ATttgaagcatcttgctgcatgCATATAGTAGCGGATGTATTCTTTTGTGCCAAGGCATGTAGATGTGCTCAACAAAGCTTCACTTGTCTaaatttctcttttaaaatgttccccAGAACCCCTGACAACAAGCATCCTTAGTGACCGATCTTCTGAATCATTTTTAGTTCTTATTTTCGAACAGATATGTCCATTGTTTCAGCTTTGAACTCATTACACAGTGGTTTTGGTATTTAATACATAACTATCAGTTTCTGTCcactagatttttttaaaatcctttcaaCTCTTAAGAAAGTTCTTGATGTTAATAACTGAATACAGATATGTGccgattttatttatttatttattggtttgtttatttactttgtgGATTGCAATATTGCaatacttgtgttttattttgtctaaaaaatgtttcatgtatttatatCCAGAAATGTTCATCaatggttatttttttttaattaagaactttaggaaactttATGACAGATTTAAAtggattatatatatttttatccaCTAGGAgattaaactttaaataaaaaggaagttgatgggggggaaaaaagagataaacaaaaaaacaatctgtaTTTAAACTGTTGGATGATGGGAGAAAATTCACACAACAAAGATTAACATCAGCGTAAAAACACAGCGACTGTTTTTCAGATATTATTGATCTGTAGCCAATCACAGAACAGAAACTTTTTGGAGGAGGAGCTAAACCGCAACCTGATTATTGTTTGGAAATGAACATGAAAGCCATAATGCTGATCTATGACAATACAAGAGTTGTGGCATGAACAAGGACCACAGCACCTCTCCATCCCTGAATGATCACCCTGAGAGGTAAgattgtttagtttttattttgatctgcTATGCAAAACGTTTTCTGTCACAACAATGTTAtatgttgtttatttaaaaaaaaggcatttttactttataaaaGTTGCcaacttcactttttaaatgttccattTCTGGCTTTATCCATCTTTAGTTACACAGACAATTTTTGAGAACatctaaagaaatatttaacagTAGATCAACAAATACATCATGAACCGGAGAAATGGACATCACCTAATACTCAGCAAATCCCAGTGTTACCAGAGCTGCTGGATTGTTCTAGATGTCTGTTGTGTTGGTGAGCATGTGACTTTGTTTGTGCAGAGACGGTTTGAATGCATGTCCACACTTCTAAGCTCTTCCTGTCTCGTATATGAATGAGCACGGTGAACTGCACAGAAATGCCAAATTAAGATGTGAaggaaagacagaaaagcagcttttttttcaccCCAATTGTCTCTCTGTTTCTACAGCTCCGAAAATGGTTTTCCAGCAGAAGCTTGTCTCATTTGGGGTTCTGGTGCTGCTCCTGGCGGCTTTGTGCCCACAGTATGCATGCGGTAAGCGAGGAGGCCCTTTCAGAGGCAAAGGAAAAGGTGACGACGAAAAGGGGTCCTCCTCTCAGGGTCGAGGCCTCTCCAAGCAGGGCCTAAAGTGGGCgggggcagcagcagcagcaggcatgCTGGGAGGCACGGGAACCGGGTACGGACTGGGCCTGTTCGGCAAGCCAAAGCATGGGGGCGGCAACTTCAACAAGCAGAAAAGTGCTTCCTCGGATCAAGGTCAACGGCCTCATTACCAGGAAACCCAGAAACAGAACAACCAGACATTCTGGAGAGCCTTTGTTCGAGGAGCTGCCCCTGTTCCTGAGGCGAACATGTTTGGCATGCTGGGACATGTGCTGCCTTTTCTCACAGCAGCGTGGATCAGAGGGATTTAATGCAGTGTGAAATCAAATAATGATATCAATGAATAAAATCAAAGCGTTGTGCTGAACTTATTCTTGCTTTGCTGAACTTATTCTTGCTTCTTCAGGTTTTAAGTCACTAAGAAATAGACCTAAATTTTAATATGCTCATTCCAAATGGGTCATTAGTGCCTAATTTAATCAATTTTAATAGTTTGTTTTctacttaattattttttattatattaaaaacagTAAGACTAAGATGATtaggttaaaaaaggaaattataaattaaatttttacCAACAAAAACCTTGAAATTTCATATAAATATGGTGGAAAATATTACAGCTcccttaaaaatatattttgatcatttgtttatgtttaaaacTGGAGCCATAAATGTATCTGTTCTGTTTGTTTGACAATAGTCTACTAATTCTATTATGtcatttatctatttttccacttttaaatgttaatatgaaaaaagtttggaatctaaaaactgcattcaaattttaaaaatgttgtgaaaaaaatcacaaaaaaattaaaacataaaccGTCCTTAATAAGGTTGATTTTCCATAAACCTTTCCATTCAATTTTAAATCTgaaactgctgtttttattaaatactaATATAATAATCATAAAAGGCACCAATCAGGACATTTGGATCATGTAGACagagaaactttatttaattaaacaCATGAACATCCACAATAACCTAAATTATAATCCATAGCATTTTATGAATAACACGAGGAATTCACAATGTAAATCAGAAACAGGCTTATACCATGCatttaaacttcaaaataaaagcttatgGAAACAGTAATGGAAATTCCAGTTTAAATTGGGAATAAGTGCACTTCACAGATCTTTCTCATACAACATGGCATCAATAAAGTAAACCTGGGAGGAACTTATTagaacaaacatgtaaaacaacaaTACTGGATTCTAATATAAAACTATAAAGGGGTTTGGTGAAAGGCTAGCTGAAAACAGGAACATGCACGTAACAGAGAGCATCACTTTAGGAtagtttctgtatttgttattttaagtttaaagtCCCTTGAAAATGTCATCATTGACTAACTACACATGggacacattaaaaaaacttttacagcaGTGCTTTAATTACAGCCTAAAGCCAGAAATGTTTGTGTGAAATTAAGGAGAAAAGCTGACCTTTGGATCTCCAAGTGATCCTCAGGAacataaaaggaagaaaagtcaATTAGCCAGTTCTTTAAGCAGTCtgtaatgtttcttttaacattGTGTTACTTATTACAATGAGTCACAGGAATACTCGCCAACTGTAAGTCCCACTGCAATCACAACATCGATGCAACCAAAATTGGACTTTTCAGTAACTTTTATAAAGGTGAAAAAGGAATTGTTTTGagcacataaataaataaaactgccaAAATATGGAGCAACTCCTAGCTTTCAGTGCAGGACATTATCAGAACAACTTAGAGGATACTTTTGTCCTCTCGAAGTGCTAGGTTTGCATTACAAACCAGAAACCAGCTGCCAAAACtagatttttaaacataaataactGTGACTTCAATAAATTCAACTTCCAGTTTCTTGACAAAAATAATGGAGAGACAGAATCATGGCTTAGTTATGCAAGATGCTAGCAGACTATTTGAAGCCTGAGCGCATATAAAAGACGTTTTAGTGACAGCTTTTGCAAAACTGACAAATGTACCTGTGAAAGGTCCTGTAAAACAGCTTTAGTGATTATTTTCTGTCCCATCTAGCCATTAGAATTGAATCCGATTGGTTCTGGTTTCAGTACACGAAAACTTTTAAGTGCAAAACAACGCTAGAGCAACAAAAGTCTAAATGAATACAAGAGATAACAACTGTACTGTTTGtgcaacacaaaaaagatgATCTAAATATACTAGAAGCCACCTCTTTTAGAAAGCTTTCACAAGCTCTTTTGGATATTACATACATGTTTCTCTCCGCTATTTGTATTAGGAAGGTTGTTGTTTCCACCGTGGCAGTTACATACATATTGAGAGGAAGTAGCCATGCATGTACAAACAATGGGAGTAAAAATTACATTAGAGATGAAGTAAAAAGAGTGAGGAAGTTGTTTTTCCTCACTGGAGCAGGAGCATGCTGGAAAGGAgcatgaaacaggaagtgaaaagcTCAAATAACCCGTAGCTCAGAGCACTGCTACGACCGGCCTGGGACTGTTGCTCCGATCGAGATTCAAGGAACTGCTCTGAGTAGATCATGTACTTCTCCACGCAGCGCCGGGACTTCATTTGCTCAATAAGGGCAGGGTACCCAATCTCCTGAATGCTGACGGTGTCATCCTCCTCAGTATCCACTCCACTCACGGGAGCAGGGGAGCGACTGGCCTGGCCGTTGTCGGTCTCATTCATGCAGCGCGCCATGAACTTCTCATAGGACTCTGCGCGTGGAGGAATTTTGTAGACGTAATCTCGGCCATAGTCTTTCTCATCTGTGGATTCCTTACCGTAACGACGGTACATGTAGTTGTTGTAGTAGGATTCTTCTTCAGGGTTCCGGAAATTAAAATGCGGTCGAGGGAAGCGCCCTAGTCCGTATCCCACAGCCATCCCAGCAAGAGCACCAACACCTGCTGCCATCATGGCTTTTTTTGCAAAACCAGTAGACCTGGGCTGGATCCCCATGCCCTGCACTGAACGAGAGAAAGGAGACCCGCCCATCCCATAGCCAGGCTGTCCATAACCTCCTCCGCCAAACCTGGAATTGTACACGTTGTTATTTGGATTCCAGTTGGGGTAACCACCAGGATTTACACCTCCTCTGCCTGGGTATTGGTTAGGATACCCTCCAGCTGGGTATCCAGCTCCTGGATATTGATTAGGATAATTCCTCCCAGGGTTTTGGTTAGGATATCCACCACCAGCAGGGTACTGGTTAGGATATCCTCCTTTGCCTGGATATTGATTAGGATACCCTCCAGCTGGGTTTCCACCTGCAGCTGGGTAGCCACCTGCAGGATAACCCCCGGGATTCTGGTTTGGATAATGGCCAGCTCCTGGATTATTTGGTGGATTTTGCCTGGGATATCCTCCGGGATTAGGATTGCCTGCTCCAGGATGGGGATAACTTCCTCCGGGAGGATACGGATTTGGGTTGCGGGCGGGATTCTGTGGCTGCCGGGGGTAGTTTCCTGGCTGAGAACTGGATGGCTTTGAGTGTGTCCCACCCTTGTTGCTTGACGATGAGGAtttcttgctgctgctgctacttcTCTTAGCCCGTGCCGGTTCCATATTGAGGAGAGATATAATAAGGAGGGACAAAAGGCCCAATTGACACAATCTTCCCATCATGGCCTTCAAGAGAAAAGATTGAAAACAGCAATTACAACAAACTCACAAGTCATCTTTGTTATCTTTATCCTGTGATGTAAGGGATGGAAAATAAATAGTCTTGTTACTTGACATTTCATAATCAAAAACACTAGATAAACACCTAGTAAATAATATAATTGTTTCTTCAATCATCATCTATTGAGCCCATCctttaattacaaataaaaaatagcaaCTGAAGGGGAATGACTTGTTATTATACGCATCACTTATTTATTCGAGTCATGTTACgatttatttccatttaaacGAATGAAAGATTTACATTGCGCCACCTGTTTTTACTGACAACATTGAACGCATCGTTACCATTTCGCCAGCCTAGTCGCGTAATCCTCGATGAATAACAACACGCGTGGTACATACATAATATGCTGCAATATGATTGTTGTATGGTATTCGTCTTAAACTAATGAATGGCCGGATGTTTTCATtaatattattatcattattccTACCGTGCTGAGATGGCCTGTCCGTGCTCCTAGGATGCGTTTCTGAGAAGCTGCGTTTGTTGTCCTCCCACCGTCGCTTTTCCGTTACTGCGAGAGACAGAAGGCTGCAGCCTGGGTTAAGGCGGAGCTAAACACACACGAGTCACTTCTGCGAAATTACGAGGAGCTTGCACGTCCAATAATCTTCCTAATGACATTTTATTTCTCtgattaaatacaatttttcgACTGATATTGTCCACCAAAACCCACTATAGTTCTTTTGGTGGCCTGcaaagatgaataaatgtgAGACTAAATGACAACAAGGTACATGTTTCGTGTATGGTAATATTTTATCGGCGAaaccagtttaaaaataaaatgtttttaattggtaaaatgttaatgttaagTACCTTCtattataaatttaaaataaaaaaatgtagaagtaaAGCCGACAGAATGTGTTTGTGCCGGTCACTTTTAGGTGGAGCACAACGTCACACCAAAAGACTTCCGGTGACTTTCATACATTTGTTTGGTCGTCACAATCAAGTTTGTTAGCAGATAAGATACGAGGTcgatataatataatataatataatataatataatataatataatataatataatataatataatataatataatataatataatataatataatacgattaaaaaagaagaggagcATCCACCAGAGAATATCACGACTGACGATGACACACCTAATAGCACAGGGTTCATCGGCAGTTGATGAAATCGGCAATTACGTTCTGAGAATGATAAAAACTATGGACAAATCTGTGCAGTGCGATTCTGAGAAAAACCTGTGGAGTAGAAATTCCGGCAGGTTCTTCATACTAAGAAACAAAAGATGCTGCTTTAACAATTCAGGCTGTACtaacattttattgaaataGTCCTCTCTGCTCGCTCTTGTTCAcagcagatgtaaaaaaaaagtaaggggggggggggcagctaaAGATCTAGATAGTATAATACTACTAACAGCATTTCCTTTTGAATAAACCTTGTTATTGTGCCTAGAGGATGGTCTAAATAATCGCAATGCTTTCTGGGGTGTTTCTAAAATAGTCtttagttttaatgtttttgttttttaattatttattgtgGTTTTAGTTGTAGAAATAACTAAGATCCTCGGATGTTATTTGTTGTTTGACCCTATGGTAGTAACTCTGACTCAACACTCATTTCcattttaaagttgttgtttttttaaattaggtcTTCTTAATAAACCAACCCTGCTGGGTCAGATTAGGTGAGTGTTGGGAAATAGAGGTTAGACTTTGTGGATGGACAATGATAGAATGGACAAtacaatagaataaaatagaaatagaatagaatctaatagaatagaatgcttTATTGTCACCATACAGATGCCATCAGATTAAGATGCATCTGGTGACATAATAACTAAAAGGCAATGgtataataatttatttgttcacatttattcatttaaaattatCTAGCAGaattaaaatacacatttgccttgtgtattactttttaaaaacgtttaatCTAAATAGAAAGACGTTTGTGTCAGAGATAGTTTTATAAATGATAATTGATTAGAATTAGTATTCATTAGAATCGTTCAGTATTCAGAGTAAACCTCCATTGACCATTTAAAATTTGTGTTTACCTTGGATGTGTTCttataaaaataatgataacaATCTTCAGTAACTTgtgtcaaaaatgtaaaatttatttAATAGGTCACCGACtcaacgttttttttcctttcggcGCTTcaaacaataaagttttttttttctgggaggCGTCGGCGCATGCTCTGGTGACGTCACTGTAGTAAACGGTCAAACACCCGTATGTAGCTTTGTGTCCGGTGGAAACATGTCGGTAAGGAGAGAACCCAGTGGAGGAACTGCGGCGTCGGTGAAATGCACACCTGACACGCGAGCTGAGCGCTAAAAAGTCACGACAAACGGTGGGAGTTTCGTGGACGTTTTTGGGGGCTGCGCCATCACAACAGAGAGGGTCGGTGGAGGACGAATGGAAGGATAAAAGAAGACATCCGTGGCTAAGTTGATCTGACTGACTGAAGACTCGCTGGCAGGTGAACGGACGCAGAGGGAAAAAAGGGGTCAGCGTGTGCTCTCATCAAGACGGAGCTTTTCTTCGCTAGGGGATGTTATCCGTGCTATCGTATGGTAGACTGGTAGCCAGGGCTGTCCTGGGCGGACTCTCTCAGACTGACGGTCGGGACTACAGCCTGATCACCGCCAGTTATGGCTTCGGCAAAGACTTTCGGAAAGGTATCCTCAAGAAAGGGATGTGCTATGGGGATGACGCCTGCTTCATAGCGCGGCACCGGACTGCTGATGTTTTAGGTAAGGTCTTGTTCACAGATTCTCCATTTCAAGGGTGACCTTCAGCGATCTGGGTCTGCACGTGTACCGATCACTCGTATGAAAACACAACTGCCTCTCCCCCCCTCTTTTACACATGCCAAACTTTTCCAGTCTGCGGCTTTACGTGTCATTCTCTGCATTTATactactttttttaatactttgaaCAATATATGGCACAAAAACGCTCACAAACATATACATTTAAAGGTGAATTGCAggtgttttggtttaaaacacaTGTGACCTTTCAcctaaataaaccaaaacaagtAAAACTGCACGTGCAGGAAATATACAGAGGTCACACAAGGTTTGAAGAtgcgtaaaaaataaaattacaaaggAATGGGCCTGGAATGCAAACGCTAAATCGTCTTGGATTGAACACTACAATGTCTTGCAAAGGTCAGAATGGTTGGGTATGGAGGCAGCCATGTTGCTAGCACCTAGCTTAGTCAAATCCTGCTGCTTTGTCCCAAACCAGCCGGCATGTGGAGAAAGCGGTCAGTCTGTGAAAACACGTGGCTGGGGGCACGGTTCTGGCTTTTCAGACAGGTGTGGGGCTCAAAGAGGACCGCACATACTGAAAAAATCTATTTGTCCTCGAAGCTTATATCATGTACAATGAAGGCTGATTGTTGGAAAAACGGGggttattttaatattttttaattttatttttagactgGGGTTTGGTTCATCCTGGCAGCTTTGATTCTAAGTAACAGATTTATTTAGGAAATTTCCAGGAATTTTTCAGTTTCATAAATGGGTTTATTTTCGTTGATATGTTACAATGTTGATATCATAAACCTGGTTGTTAGCTGTGCTCTGTGGCTGTTACAATCCAATAGGTTTTTCCACCTACAGCTGTTTTGTATCCTGCATGCTGGCATGTTGATGCCTTTTCCTCTGACTGCTCTTAGCTTGTcatattcatttttctttgttattaaagaaatgcaaatcAACAACACTTCTGAATATTTATGCTGATTGCAAATGTTAACTCATGGTTCTGATGTGGTCGGGACATTTTTACtataattttttaatatttaattggaTTTCCTATCTTATGCGGTTTTATATAACCATATACATTTGTATCATTCTACTTATTTATATGATATTGCTTCTAATAGTGCATACATATGTGTTTTTAATACAGTCAAATTCAGTCACTGCTTATTATTTTATCTCACATGTTTGAATCCTGACTAAATTATTCAACAATCAAACCTataattcaaatttttattttattttaaagttacaCACATGACAGTTTTTGATAGTTATTTTGATGGGAAAAGCTGGAATGAACTATAaccctgttttcatttttttcttgataaatgACTGAATAGTTTGTatttaaactattttctttgtttaaatatgtACCAAGGAGTATTTGTcttaaaaacagagtttttttggTTGGTAAAAATGACCACTTGATAAGATTTGAATTTCTACTTTCTCCATCAGGTGTCGCGGATGGTGTAGGCGGCTGGCGGGACTATGGTGTTGATCCGTCTCAGTTCTCTGCCACGTTAATGAGGACCTGTGAACGGCTGGTAAAGGAAGGACGCTTCACTCCGAGCCACCCGGTGGGCATTCTGACCTCTGGCTACTATGAACTTCTGCAGAACAAAGTCCCATTACTAGGTGAGGACAGAAAGTAAGACCCGTGTAAACCGGAAGTGTATAGAAACGGCACTCagcaaatgtgaaataggaCTTAAAAACACATACAACACAATGATCCAGTACAGCTTTACTGCATCTTTACaacatatttgtattttttacctGTATGTGCACCTATTTAAGCTTTTTAACACAATCACTGTGGCTTTTTTTCCATAATAGAAATGCATGTATCTTCTAGGGTTTGGTAAAATACTGTCAGTAAGTCAACTGTGATCATGGAGGCAAAACAGTCTGCTTATGGGAGACATTCATTGGTGGGTTTACGTGCACAGCGGTGCAGCCGGATTCCATAGCTTCACTAACTTTCATGCAGTTGATGCTCATTGATGTCTTCAAAGAATATgcgtaaaaagaaaagaacaaaaaaacaacaactccatAATCTATGGGTAAAAATTTGGCTTCAGGTCACACACTCAGGCTTACTGACTGAGCATGGAAAAGCTTAGTTGGTTCTTTGTTCAATGAATAATATGATTTCAAAgaacaaatgttcaaaaaaatgaACCACAAAGCAGGCAATGAACAGTAGTCCAGCCATTTAAAATGGAAAACGAAAGAACAGGGTATTCGAATTGACCcaataaaaagattgattttgttttgccttttcaTTGTTCTGCCCTACTGTTTGGCAAGTTATAGTGAAGTAGTAACCCTACAGGTGCAGAGATCTTTATTGGAGGAGCGTGTGCTAAACTTGTGACCTTGATCACATTTCTTCTGAGGCTCAGTATCTCCAGCCAAGAGTCTGCAGGCTCTCAATGGCTGCAGCAATATTTTCCAAAGGCCCCAATTATATTTTGGGAAACTACGAGAAGGTCAGTTCTTGACTGCTCTCACTCAAGGTTACAATGACTCCAGATAACTAGTCCGTGGGGAACAAGACAGATCTAATGCCctgcagcctttttttcttctcacacCAGGACATGTTAAGATTATGAATATATTAATCACTATGGGAATAAAtggtaaaatgtatttatacatTCAGAGGCTTGCTTCATGGGGCGTTGATTTGCATAaacaacaaactgttttttgtgaatCCATGTGTGTTTTACCGTTTCATGCCTCATTTCTAGGCAGCAGCACGGCCTGCATTGTGGTTCTGGATCGTAGGAGTCACCGGCTACACACCTGTAACCTTGGAGACTCGGGCTTCCTGGTGGTACGAGGTGGAGAGGTGGTCCATCGCTCAGATGAGCAGCAGCACTATTTTAACACGCCCTTCCAGCTTTCCATTGCTCCCCCTGGAACTGAGGGAGTGGTCCTCAGCGACAGGTCAGCAGCTCACAcccatttcattttgattagtTCAAGCAACAAATATTCGTCTAAATGAccactttttaatttaaaaaagaaaaattatgttCTTTAAGCAGATGACAAACGCTCCTAAAATGGTCAAAAATATTTTGCCCTGGAAATGAACAGTTGAAAGTTGTTAGGAATGTAAAGCTGTTGCTGTTCCTTTAACAAAACTGCAGTTCCTCATTCTGTTGTGGATTAGCAACAACCACAGATGACGTCTGGGTCACCTCAACAGtattttcaaattctttttcACATTCTAGGTCACAATCTCTCCCCTCTTAAATTGTATTActgaaaatagtaaaaaataaaccaaacataGGAATGTATTTTTGATAAGATTTCAATTCTAACACGTACATATGTGGAAGGTGGAGGAGCTCTTACAGCTCATTTAGGGGTGAAGATTAGCCCATAAAAAACCCAGGAtagtttttttatgctttaaatGAGCTAAAGTGCATTTGGCATACAACTTTGTAATGcaaaatagtatttttattCTGCATTCTTTACTTGAatcttattttctaaaaatatttactctttaagttttgttttggcctcaaagaaacataaatataagagagatttttttttttttagcttgtctGCTGGATTATAAAATGGATGAATGTGATCAAGCATCAGCATTTTCCTCTCATGACTACGATTTGCATCTTTAATCTGTTTTCCCGCCCACATTGATATCCTAGTGTTAGATATTTAGCAGTACATATTTACTTTAACTTtgcaaaaatgcctttttttccaGGCAAAGGTTAATCCAAGCAGGATCCTATTTATAAAGCTATCCACTCTGCAGAGTGATGAAAGTCCACAACATACCTCAGTCACAGTTTGAAGCTTTTCTGGCAGCTTTGGATTATGACAATGATGGAAAAGCTGaatattaagaaaaaatgtcttacttTATGTTTTGCATAAAAAGTAATCATacagtttttcaatagcaaaataattgtagtataagaaaacatgtcttagtgactataatttttttttcttaaaggaaTTTTTAGTAAGACAATTATTCTTACCCTATTGGCagattaaaaattttttttttttttaagaatttgtgTCTTATTTCTAGGCgacctgtttttgcagtgaactTGATCAAACAGACATGTGACATTTGTAgcatattttttgctttttttcactgTATTCCACTTAAACAAAGAAGGCAAATGGTAGACCAGAAGTGTCTGTCTCTTTCAAGATGAGATTTATGCCGCTTTCatgtctgtcactttaaaaaaagaccagCAAGAGAAGTGGGGAACATGGGGTTCCTGGGAAATAAAACTTGAGTCCTGGTGTCGGTGCGTAACAGGGCCTCCCTGCAGACGGAAAGAACACGATGACCAGGTCGCGTTTTGAGAGAGCTGCCAAATTACACTCCTCCACCACATGCACCATTACATTTTGATTACTCAGCTCTGTgactatttacatttttcaccaCCACCTCAAAGTTCGTCTTGCTCAGCTGCTTCTTTCCACACCCTGACTGCCTCTTGTTTTGTCCCTTCCAGCCCTGAAGCAGCTGACAACTCCTCTTTTGACGTCCAACTCGGCGACATCATCTTAACGGCAACAGATGGCCTTTTTGACAACATGCCAGATTACATGATTCTTCAAGAGCTCAAAAAACTCAAGGTGCCACTTCTAGATTGCACCCTGTAATGCACGTGTGATTAAAATCTGTGTGTCGGATTGTAACGCCAGTCGTTTTTGCTCCTGTCAGACGTCCAACTATGACAGCGTCCTGCAGACTGCTCAGAGCATTGCGAAACAAGCTCACGACCTTGCCTACGATCCCAACTATATGTCCCCTTTTGCACAGTTTGCCTGTGACAATGGCTTGAATGTAAGAGGTGAGGAAACCTTCAGTTATCCTAATTTAGAAGGTATGTGATTACATGTATGGGTTAGAGTGAACACCTTTCTCACTTCTtgttcttcttctctgcagGAGGGAAACCGGATGATATCACAGTGCTGCTGTCCATTGTGGCTGAATACACTgattaagtgtgtgtgtgcatgagtgtgtttTCTTTGGAGCTGATTCATTCTTCCCATCTGCCAGAGTCTTCCGTTTTATGTCTTCGCAACGTGAACTGCAGGCCAGCAGAGGATGCTCGCCGTCACAAGTCACACTCCTTGTAGAGTTTAGTTTTCTTCCACTGCTTTTATAGCTGGAGAGGTGGTGGGAAGCCAGGTCGCCTTTCATGTTGACCATGATGGGGGACGGCGGGCTGAGGAACGCTTTTCAGGTCGACATGTCTCACTTTATG
Proteins encoded in this region:
- the LOC101169548 gene encoding calcium-binding protein P, whose translation is MMGRLCQLGLLSLLIISLLNMEPARAKRSSSSSKKSSSSSNKGGTHSKPSSSQPGNYPRQPQNPARNPNPYPPGGSYPHPGAGNPNPGGYPRQNPPNNPGAGHYPNQNPGGYPAGGYPAAGGNPAGGYPNQYPGKGGYPNQYPAGGGYPNQNPGRNYPNQYPGAGYPAGGYPNQYPGRGGVNPGGYPNWNPNNNVYNSRFGGGGYGQPGYGMGGSPFSRSVQGMGIQPRSTGFAKKAMMAAGVGALAGMAVGYGLGRFPRPHFNFRNPEEESYYNNYMYRRYGKESTDEKDYGRDYVYKIPPRAESYEKFMARCMNETDNGQASRSPAPVSGVDTEEDDTVSIQEIGYPALIEQMKSRRCVEKYMIYSEQFLESRSEQQSQAGRSSALSYGLFELFTSCFMLLSSMLLLQ
- the LOC101169795 gene encoding protein phosphatase PTC7 homolog; the encoded protein is MLSVLSYGRLVARAVLGGLSQTDGRDYSLITASYGFGKDFRKGILKKGMCYGDDACFIARHRTADVLGVADGVGGWRDYGVDPSQFSATLMRTCERLVKEGRFTPSHPVGILTSGYYELLQNKVPLLGSSTACIVVLDRRSHRLHTCNLGDSGFLVVRGGEVVHRSDEQQHYFNTPFQLSIAPPGTEGVVLSDSPEAADNSSFDVQLGDIILTATDGLFDNMPDYMILQELKKLKTSNYDSVLQTAQSIAKQAHDLAYDPNYMSPFAQFACDNGLNVRGGKPDDITVLLSIVAEYTD